One Citrobacter amalonaticus genomic window carries:
- the dbpA gene encoding ATP-dependent RNA helicase DbpA, giving the protein MTAFATLNVLPAAQLENLNELGYLSMTPVQAAALPAILAGQDVRVQAKTGSGKTAAFGLGLLQHIDVALFQTQSLVLCPTRELADQVAGELRRLARFLPNTKILTLCGGQPFGAQRDSLQHAPHIIVATPGRLLDHLQKGTVSLDALTTLVMDEADRMLDMGFSEAIDEVIRFAPASRQTLLFSATWPEAIAAISGRVQRNPLSIEIDAVDALPAIEQQFFETSAHGKIPLLQTLLSQHQPASCVVFCNTKKDCQAVCDALNEAGQSALALHGDLEQRDRDQTLVRFANGSARVLVATDVAARGLDIKSLELVVNFELAWDPEVHVHRIGRTARAGNSGLAISFCAPEEAQRANILSEMLQITLNWVPAPTQRSVAPLVAEMATLCIDGGKKAKMRPGDVLGALTGDIGLDGADIGKIAVHPAHVYVAVRQSVAHKAWKQLQNGKIKGKTCRVRLLK; this is encoded by the coding sequence GTGACTGCTTTTGCTACCCTGAATGTGTTACCCGCCGCCCAGCTCGAGAATCTGAACGAGTTGGGGTATCTGTCCATGACCCCCGTCCAGGCGGCGGCGCTGCCAGCGATCCTTGCCGGGCAGGATGTTCGGGTGCAGGCGAAAACCGGCAGCGGTAAGACGGCAGCATTTGGTCTCGGCTTGTTACAGCATATTGATGTCGCCCTGTTTCAGACGCAGTCGCTGGTTCTTTGCCCGACGCGAGAACTGGCGGATCAGGTGGCCGGTGAACTGCGTCGTCTGGCGCGTTTCTTACCGAATACCAAAATCCTGACGCTTTGCGGTGGCCAACCCTTCGGAGCGCAGCGCGATTCTCTTCAGCATGCGCCGCATATTATCGTCGCCACACCCGGTCGTTTGCTCGACCACCTGCAAAAGGGCACCGTTTCGCTGGACGCGCTGACCACTCTGGTGATGGACGAAGCTGACCGGATGCTGGATATGGGGTTCAGTGAGGCAATCGACGAGGTGATCCGTTTCGCGCCCGCGTCGCGTCAGACGCTGCTGTTTTCTGCCACCTGGCCGGAAGCGATTGCGGCAATCAGCGGTCGCGTGCAGCGTAATCCGCTCTCTATCGAAATTGATGCGGTGGATGCGCTCCCCGCCATCGAACAGCAATTCTTTGAAACCTCTGCGCACGGTAAGATTCCGCTGTTGCAAACGCTGCTCAGTCAGCATCAGCCAGCTTCCTGCGTGGTGTTCTGTAATACCAAAAAGGATTGTCAGGCGGTGTGCGATGCACTCAATGAGGCCGGGCAAAGTGCGCTGGCGCTTCATGGCGATCTGGAACAGCGTGACCGCGATCAGACGCTGGTGCGTTTTGCCAACGGCAGCGCGCGGGTGTTGGTGGCGACTGACGTTGCGGCACGCGGGCTCGATATTAAATCGCTGGAGCTGGTGGTGAATTTCGAACTGGCGTGGGACCCGGAGGTTCACGTTCACCGGATTGGCCGTACCGCGCGTGCCGGGAACAGCGGTCTGGCTATCAGTTTTTGTGCTCCGGAAGAGGCGCAGCGGGCGAATATTCTCTCTGAAATGCTGCAGATCACCCTTAACTGGGTCCCTGCGCCAACGCAACGCAGCGTAGCGCCGCTGGTCGCTGAAATGGCGACGTTGTGCATCGACGGCGGCAAGAAAGCCAAAATGCGTCCAGGCGATGTGCTGGGGGCGTTAACCGGAGATATTGGTCTGGATGGCGCGGACATTGGCAAAATTGCCGTGCATCCGGCACATGTCTATGTGGCGGTCCGTCAGTCGGTCGCGCATAAGGCGTGGAAACAACTGCAGAACGGGAAGATTAAAGGTAAAACCTGTCGGGTTCGTTTGCTGAAATAA
- the zntB gene encoding zinc transporter ZntB — translation MEAIKGSQVSVPDAVFAWLLDGKGGVKPLEDDDVISREHPCWLHLNYTHPDSAQWLATTPLLPNNVRDALAGESLRPRVSRLGEGTLITLRCINGSTDERPDQLVAMRLYMDERLIVSTRQRKVLALDDVVSDLQEGTGPADCGGWLVDVCDALTDHASEFIEQLHDKIIDLEDNLLDQQIPPRGFLALLRKQLIVMRRYMAPQRDVYSRLASERLAWMTDDQRRRMQDIADRLGRGLDEIDACIARTGVMADEIAQVMQESLARRTYTMSLMAMVFLPSTFLTGLFGVNLGGIPGGGWQFGFSLFCILLVVLIGGVTLWLHRSKWL, via the coding sequence ATGGAAGCCATTAAAGGGTCTCAAGTTAGTGTGCCGGATGCGGTGTTTGCCTGGTTGCTGGACGGCAAAGGCGGCGTGAAACCGCTGGAAGATGATGATGTGATCAGCCGTGAACATCCGTGCTGGCTGCATCTGAACTACACGCATCCGGACAGCGCGCAATGGCTGGCGACAACGCCGCTGCTGCCGAATAATGTCAGGGATGCGCTGGCGGGAGAAAGCCTTCGTCCACGCGTCAGCCGCCTGGGCGAAGGGACGCTTATTACGCTGCGCTGTATCAATGGCAGCACTGATGAGCGCCCGGACCAACTGGTGGCGATGCGTCTGTATATGGATGAACGGCTGATTGTCTCCACGCGTCAGCGGAAGGTGCTGGCGCTTGACGATGTCGTCAGCGATCTCCAGGAAGGCACCGGGCCTGCTGACTGCGGCGGCTGGCTGGTTGACGTATGCGATGCGCTGACCGATCACGCCAGCGAATTTATCGAACAGTTGCACGATAAAATCATCGACCTCGAAGACAATCTGCTCGATCAGCAAATCCCGCCGCGCGGCTTCCTCGCGCTATTGCGAAAACAACTGATTGTGATGCGCCGCTATATGGCGCCGCAGCGCGATGTCTATTCGCGACTGGCCAGCGAGCGTCTGGCGTGGATGACGGACGATCAGCGACGCCGGATGCAGGACATTGCCGACCGGCTGGGAAGAGGGCTGGATGAAATTGATGCCTGTATCGCCCGCACCGGCGTGATGGCGGATGAAATTGCCCAGGTGATGCAGGAGTCACTGGCAAGACGTACCTATACCATGTCATTGATGGCGATGGTTTTCCTCCCCAGCACGTTTCTGACCGGACTGTTCGGCGTCAATCTCGGCGGCATACCCGGAGGAGGATGGCAATTTGGCTTTTCACTCTTTTGTATTCTGTTAGTGGTTCTGATTGGTGGTGTTACTTTATGGTTGCATCGTAGTAAATGGTTGTAA
- a CDS encoding methyl-accepting chemotaxis protein: MLKHISVRTFIIVFLLFTFSLINIVQIMYSVRLSVIISMNVLFLLALFALWCYMTIYLVTPINTVKKSIEQVTAGNLAVHIPEFGNNCAGRLIPGINSLSGSIATLVREIRLSSKTALLLSEQLAARSAELSVKTEQQSASLIQTAASMEQMAASTRNNADHTRLANQQANSAMQCAYKGSELMVQVASNMHSITTCTQQMTEIITLIDDIAFQTNILALNAAVEAARAGEQGKGFSVVATEVRNLAHRSAEAAKNIRGLIDVTHQNVQQGATVVGETEKNMQEIVQGAGQLSQLMQEISTTTAEQEKGINQITQAMNELEKVTQSNALMVDELSGSSDVLKSQVVDLQSKTHQFRLSDSTEEISTSAHKRYARGFS, from the coding sequence ATGTTAAAACACATTAGCGTCAGAACATTTATTATCGTATTTCTGCTATTTACCTTTAGTCTGATTAACATTGTACAAATAATGTACTCGGTCAGGCTGTCGGTTATTATTTCAATGAACGTACTTTTTTTGTTGGCGTTATTCGCATTATGGTGCTACATGACAATATATCTTGTCACGCCCATCAATACGGTAAAGAAAAGTATTGAACAGGTGACAGCGGGAAATCTCGCCGTTCATATTCCTGAATTTGGTAATAACTGCGCCGGGAGACTGATTCCGGGTATCAACAGTTTATCCGGCAGTATCGCGACGCTGGTGCGCGAGATCCGACTTTCCTCGAAAACGGCGCTGTTGTTGTCAGAGCAACTGGCCGCCCGTAGCGCTGAATTATCCGTAAAAACGGAACAACAGTCTGCCTCTTTAATCCAGACGGCTGCCAGCATGGAACAGATGGCGGCCAGCACGCGTAACAACGCTGACCACACGCGACTCGCTAATCAGCAGGCCAATAGCGCGATGCAATGCGCGTACAAAGGCAGCGAATTAATGGTTCAGGTTGCCAGCAACATGCATTCGATCACGACGTGTACACAGCAAATGACAGAAATAATTACCCTGATTGATGATATTGCGTTCCAGACCAATATTCTGGCCCTGAATGCTGCAGTCGAAGCGGCGCGCGCCGGTGAGCAAGGAAAAGGATTTTCCGTTGTGGCGACGGAGGTGCGAAATCTGGCGCACAGAAGTGCCGAAGCCGCAAAAAATATTCGGGGACTTATCGACGTCACGCATCAAAATGTACAACAAGGCGCAACGGTCGTAGGCGAAACAGAAAAGAATATGCAGGAAATCGTTCAGGGCGCAGGGCAGTTAAGTCAGTTGATGCAGGAAATATCAACCACCACGGCTGAGCAGGAAAAAGGAATAAATCAGATAACCCAGGCAATGAACGAACTGGAAAAAGTTACCCAAAGTAACGCGTTGATGGTGGATGAATTATCCGGATCGTCGGATGTGCTGAAATCGCAGGTTGTCGATCTCCAGTCGAAAACACATCAGTTCCGTTTAAGTGATTCGACAGAAGAGATTTCTACCTCAGCACACAAGCGCTACGCCCGTGGCTTTTCATGA
- a CDS encoding putative bifunctional diguanylate cyclase/phosphodiesterase, whose protein sequence is MLHVSWDPVLIGISFLVAFIAAFVSLDSAGKVAISVRRESTFWRLSGGITLGMGIWSMHFIGMLAMKMSMPLNYHLPLTALSFAIALIAASLAIHIAISGIPLSRIRLLAATTVLSIGMVAMHYIGMAAIVGHGAIVWNQGLVALSVIIAVAASGLGLRLAFTPRQTTRQALLNRLAASLIVALAISAMHYTGMSAATFSHHNHELHTGLSQVELAVCVAGITLVTLGMMLIIAMLDSHMRTSQLAETLSQLNKQLTQQRHFDALTGLPNRAQIDTCLLNCMEDSALQQRRFAVAFIDLDRFKIVNDTWGHHIGDQLLIASSQRILACLDDTMTLARLGGDEFILLMPENNTEAISSRMDRIANALRMPFSLSGHIIRVSLSAGLSFYPEHGTTTHELRVKADVAMYHVKQQGRDGWAIYQPEMEATVTTAPAFLQGLSQALARNEFELWYQPKYTASDHTLTGFEALLRWRHPEHGLLLPGAFLATLEDTGLMLSVGKWVIQQACSQLCQWTQQGHTDWSLAVNLSPTQFEQHDIVDIVCSALARYQIPPSRLTLEITESAALKNLGRSIEILNAFSTAGITVSIDDFGTGYSNMLMLKSLPARELKIDRIFIKDINENNKSSKIVSTIIDIAHSMNLRVVAEGIETPEQERLLTQMGCGVLQGFLYAQPIPAQQIPTLLQRDSLIKQLNVVSCLPQQRSITL, encoded by the coding sequence ATGTTGCACGTATCATGGGATCCGGTTTTAATCGGCATCTCGTTTCTTGTTGCGTTCATAGCTGCATTTGTCTCCCTCGATAGCGCGGGTAAAGTGGCTATTTCTGTGCGGCGAGAATCGACATTCTGGCGCTTATCGGGTGGTATTACGCTCGGTATGGGGATCTGGTCAATGCACTTCATCGGAATGTTGGCGATGAAAATGAGCATGCCCCTTAACTATCATCTTCCGCTGACCGCCCTCTCCTTTGCGATCGCCCTGATTGCGGCGTCGCTGGCGATTCACATTGCCATTTCCGGTATTCCACTTTCACGAATCAGACTACTTGCCGCCACCACGGTTCTGAGCATAGGAATGGTGGCCATGCATTATATCGGGATGGCAGCGATCGTTGGGCACGGCGCTATCGTCTGGAATCAGGGGCTGGTTGCTCTGTCCGTTATTATTGCCGTTGCGGCCTCCGGTCTCGGCCTGCGGCTGGCTTTTACGCCGCGCCAGACTACACGTCAGGCCTTGCTTAACCGATTGGCCGCGTCGTTGATTGTCGCCCTGGCGATCTCCGCCATGCATTACACCGGCATGAGCGCCGCCACATTCAGTCATCACAACCACGAACTCCACACGGGCTTAAGCCAGGTCGAACTCGCCGTTTGCGTCGCAGGTATTACGCTGGTCACGCTGGGTATGATGCTAATCATCGCGATGCTGGACTCGCACATGCGGACGTCGCAGTTGGCGGAAACGCTCTCTCAACTCAACAAACAACTGACGCAGCAACGTCATTTTGATGCGCTAACAGGACTGCCAAACCGCGCGCAAATCGATACCTGCTTACTCAACTGTATGGAAGATTCGGCGCTCCAGCAGCGGCGATTTGCCGTTGCCTTTATCGATCTTGACCGCTTTAAAATCGTCAATGATACCTGGGGGCACCATATAGGCGACCAGTTATTGATAGCCAGTAGCCAACGCATCCTCGCCTGCCTTGATGACACCATGACGCTAGCCCGCTTAGGCGGCGATGAATTTATTCTGTTGATGCCAGAGAACAATACCGAAGCCATCTCCTCGCGAATGGACCGTATTGCCAACGCCCTGCGAATGCCTTTCTCCCTTTCAGGTCATATTATTCGTGTTTCGCTCAGCGCCGGACTCAGCTTCTATCCCGAACATGGCACCACCACCCATGAGTTACGCGTGAAGGCGGATGTCGCGATGTATCATGTGAAACAACAGGGTCGGGATGGCTGGGCCATCTACCAGCCGGAAATGGAAGCCACTGTGACCACTGCGCCAGCCTTCTTACAGGGCCTGTCCCAGGCACTGGCGCGTAATGAATTCGAGTTGTGGTATCAGCCCAAATACACCGCCAGCGATCACACGCTGACCGGCTTCGAGGCGCTACTGCGCTGGCGGCATCCGGAACACGGGTTACTGCTGCCTGGCGCGTTTCTTGCCACGCTTGAAGATACGGGCCTCATGCTTTCGGTCGGGAAATGGGTGATTCAGCAGGCCTGCTCACAGCTCTGTCAGTGGACCCAGCAAGGGCATACCGACTGGTCGCTCGCGGTTAACCTTTCTCCCACACAGTTTGAACAGCATGATATTGTTGATATCGTCTGTAGCGCGCTTGCCCGCTATCAGATCCCGCCGTCACGGTTAACGCTGGAAATAACCGAAAGTGCCGCGCTGAAAAATCTCGGGCGGAGCATCGAGATCCTTAATGCTTTCTCGACTGCCGGGATCACGGTTTCTATTGATGATTTCGGAACCGGATATTCAAACATGCTAATGTTGAAATCCCTCCCGGCCCGGGAACTGAAGATCGATCGTATCTTTATTAAAGATATCAATGAGAACAACAAGAGCAGCAAAATTGTCTCGACGATTATTGATATTGCCCACTCTATGAATTTACGCGTCGTCGCGGAAGGGATCGAAACGCCAGAACAAGAGCGACTTCTGACGCAGATGGGCTGTGGCGTACTGCAAGGCTTTTTATATGCGCAACCCATACCAGCGCAGCAAATACCAACACTATTACAAAGGGATAGCCTCATTAAACAGCTGAACGTTGTTTCCTGTTTACCGCAACAACGTTCTATCACACTATAA
- a CDS encoding sensor domain-containing diguanylate cyclase gives MIAHNLNALDLLTLPVWIVSPCTEELVFANRIAREVMQGYTFSQLRKGVYSTHAQNTLPNYITDLRRQRDIVEILTVPRENHQAALTCRLSINDLPGTGEVILFEGIDIPAVQGLKASRSATYQRKKQGFYARFFLTNSAPMLLIDPSRDGLIVDANLAALNFYGYSLEAMCQKHTWEINMLGRQVLPVMHEIARLPGGHKPLNFVHKIADGTTRHVQTYAGPIEIYGDRLMLCIIHDITEQKRLEQELERAALHDALTGLLNRRQFYQLTEQGQMQHLTLAQDYSLLLIDTDRFKSINDLYGHLKGDEVLCELARNLESCARKGDLVFRWGGEEFVLLLPRTPLETALQLAESIRASVAKIGLPGLPRFTVSIGVAHREPNESIDELFKRVDAALYRAKNDGRNRVLAA, from the coding sequence ATGATTGCACACAACCTGAATGCACTGGATTTATTAACACTGCCGGTCTGGATCGTCTCCCCCTGTACCGAAGAATTAGTTTTTGCCAATCGTATCGCCAGAGAGGTGATGCAGGGGTACACCTTCAGCCAACTGCGTAAAGGGGTGTATTCCACCCATGCGCAGAATACATTGCCGAACTATATTACCGATCTTCGTCGCCAGCGGGATATTGTCGAGATTCTGACGGTGCCTCGTGAGAATCATCAGGCTGCACTCACCTGTCGGTTGTCGATTAACGATCTGCCAGGAACCGGTGAAGTGATTCTGTTTGAAGGCATTGATATCCCGGCGGTACAGGGGTTGAAAGCCAGCCGGTCCGCCACTTATCAGCGTAAAAAGCAGGGATTCTATGCCCGATTTTTTCTCACTAACTCCGCCCCTATGCTGCTGATCGATCCGTCAAGAGATGGCCTGATTGTCGACGCCAACCTGGCGGCACTCAATTTCTACGGCTACAGCCTGGAAGCGATGTGCCAAAAGCACACCTGGGAAATCAATATGTTGGGTCGCCAGGTTCTGCCCGTTATGCATGAGATCGCGCGACTGCCGGGCGGGCATAAGCCGTTAAATTTTGTCCATAAAATTGCCGATGGCACCACCCGTCATGTGCAAACCTATGCCGGGCCGATTGAAATCTACGGCGACAGACTGATGTTGTGCATCATTCACGATATTACCGAACAGAAACGTCTCGAACAGGAACTGGAGCGCGCCGCCCTGCATGACGCTCTGACCGGATTACTCAATCGCCGCCAGTTCTATCAACTGACCGAACAGGGGCAGATGCAGCATCTCACCCTGGCCCAGGATTACAGTCTGCTGCTCATTGATACCGATCGGTTTAAAAGCATTAATGACCTGTATGGTCATCTGAAAGGCGATGAAGTTCTCTGCGAGCTGGCTCGAAACCTGGAGTCCTGTGCACGCAAAGGGGATTTAGTGTTTCGCTGGGGCGGCGAGGAGTTTGTCCTGTTGTTACCGCGCACTCCGCTGGAGACCGCGTTGCAGTTAGCCGAATCCATACGCGCATCGGTAGCGAAAATCGGCCTTCCCGGCCTGCCGCGCTTTACCGTGAGTATTGGCGTCGCCCACCGCGAACCGAACGAAAGTATCGATGAACTGTTTAAACGGGTGGATGCCGCGCTCTACCGGGCCAAAAACGATGGCAGAAACCGGGTACTGGCCGCCTGA
- the pcaC gene encoding 4-carboxymuconolactone decarboxylase, whose product MQDEERYQQGMAVRRAVLGDAHVDRTVQNLTPLNEDFQQFITRYAWGDIWSRPGLDRHTRSMITIAMLIALNREAELKMHLNAAFNNGVTREELKELIMHSALYCGLPAANATLHLAQQVFDQRDADGK is encoded by the coding sequence ATGCAGGATGAAGAACGCTATCAGCAGGGAATGGCCGTACGCAGGGCGGTTCTGGGCGATGCGCATGTTGACAGGACGGTGCAAAACCTGACGCCGCTGAATGAAGACTTTCAGCAGTTTATTACCCGTTATGCCTGGGGCGATATCTGGAGTCGCCCCGGACTGGATCGGCATACGCGCAGTATGATAACCATTGCGATGCTGATTGCGCTGAACCGCGAGGCGGAGCTAAAAATGCATCTCAATGCCGCGTTCAACAACGGCGTGACGCGTGAGGAGTTGAAAGAGCTGATCATGCATTCGGCACTTTATTGCGGTCTGCCCGCCGCCAATGCGACGTTGCATCTGGCGCAGCAAGTGTTCGACCAGCGCGACGCCGACGGGAAGTAA
- the pcaD gene encoding 3-oxoadipate enol-lactonase, which translates to MELNYQIDGPDDAPVVVLSNSLGTTLAMWAPQLAVLSAQYRVLRYDTHGHGATNNAGPTDLARLGQDVIALLDHLDIPAAHFCGISMGGLTGLWLACHQPQRLLSVTVINSAARIGDEAGWRARAQSVRQNGLRDIAVSAPERWFSPAFRQSAPQTVAALCEALAASSAEGYAACCEALATADLREQIAGITRPTLLIAGENDPVTTVADAQFMHQRIVGSVLTVVKASHLSTIEAPGAVNAALLSFLGGQHAG; encoded by the coding sequence ATGGAACTGAATTACCAGATTGATGGCCCGGACGACGCGCCGGTGGTGGTGCTATCCAACTCTCTGGGCACGACGCTGGCGATGTGGGCGCCACAGCTTGCGGTGCTGAGCGCGCAATATCGGGTGCTGCGCTATGACACCCACGGGCATGGCGCGACGAACAATGCGGGGCCAACCGATCTCGCCCGGCTGGGGCAGGATGTGATTGCGTTGCTCGACCACCTGGATATCCCGGCAGCGCATTTTTGCGGGATCTCGATGGGGGGACTCACCGGACTGTGGCTGGCCTGTCATCAGCCGCAGCGACTGCTGAGCGTAACGGTGATAAACAGCGCCGCGCGTATAGGCGACGAGGCGGGCTGGCGCGCCCGCGCGCAAAGCGTTCGTCAGAATGGACTGCGCGATATTGCCGTCAGCGCTCCGGAACGCTGGTTCAGCCCTGCTTTTCGTCAGTCGGCACCGCAAACGGTCGCCGCATTGTGTGAGGCACTCGCTGCGTCGTCAGCCGAAGGGTACGCCGCCTGCTGTGAAGCGCTGGCAACGGCCGATTTGCGTGAGCAGATTGCCGGGATTACACGACCGACGCTGTTGATTGCCGGTGAAAATGATCCCGTCACCACCGTGGCCGACGCTCAGTTTATGCACCAGCGTATTGTCGGTTCTGTACTGACCGTGGTGAAGGCGTCCCATTTATCCACTATTGAAGCGCCGGGTGCGGTGAACGCGGCGTTGTTATCGTTTCTGGGAGGACAACATGCAGGATGA
- a CDS encoding 3-carboxy-cis,cis-muconate cycloisomerase, which produces MTLLTPLMRGTALTAEFSDISLLQRMLDFEAALARAQAACGVIPATAVGPITQACRAQEFDRQALAESARAAGNLAIPLVKHLTARVKSEDPDAARYVHWGATSQDVIDTGLVLQLRAALNHTQRALEQLTAAFAQQAHRYQHTVMPGRTWMQQALPVTWGLKLAGTLDALLRWQERLQPLLSRVLVLQFGGAAGTLASLGQNALPVAERLAQELALTLPDTPWHTQRDRLLEVGAWYAGVGGTLGKFAQDFALLMQTEVAEVSEPVVAGRGGSSAMPHKRNPVSCAAILTAMQKTPGLMATLYSSQLQQHERALGGWQAEWEVLPEIVMLVGHAIEETQQLVLNMQVFPQKMRDNLDITHGLMMAESVTLALAAFIGKQDAHHLIEGLCHRAVASGHSLHSVLVKEPQVMAHLNESQLAALLDPGTATGCAAQFVQRVLARYEEQQHGTELPD; this is translated from the coding sequence ATGACCTTGCTAACCCCGTTGATGCGCGGAACGGCGCTCACGGCAGAATTTTCAGACATATCGCTTCTTCAGAGGATGCTCGATTTTGAGGCCGCGCTTGCCCGCGCGCAGGCTGCCTGCGGCGTGATACCGGCAACGGCTGTCGGGCCTATCACCCAGGCCTGTCGCGCGCAGGAGTTTGATCGGCAGGCGCTGGCGGAATCGGCGCGGGCGGCGGGCAATCTGGCCATTCCGCTGGTGAAACACTTAACCGCGCGGGTGAAGAGCGAGGATCCTGACGCCGCACGTTACGTACACTGGGGGGCAACCAGCCAGGATGTGATCGATACCGGGCTGGTCCTGCAACTGCGAGCGGCGCTCAATCACACGCAACGTGCGCTGGAGCAATTGACTGCGGCCTTTGCTCAGCAGGCGCATCGCTATCAGCATACCGTCATGCCGGGTCGCACCTGGATGCAGCAGGCGCTGCCGGTGACCTGGGGACTGAAACTGGCCGGTACGCTTGATGCGCTGCTGCGCTGGCAGGAACGCCTGCAACCTCTGCTGTCGCGTGTACTGGTGCTGCAGTTTGGCGGCGCGGCGGGAACGCTGGCGTCACTCGGGCAGAACGCTCTACCGGTGGCAGAGCGACTCGCGCAGGAACTGGCGCTGACGCTGCCGGATACGCCCTGGCATACCCAGCGCGATCGGCTGCTGGAAGTGGGGGCATGGTACGCCGGTGTTGGCGGTACTCTCGGCAAGTTTGCTCAGGACTTCGCGCTGTTGATGCAGACCGAAGTGGCGGAAGTGAGCGAACCCGTCGTCGCGGGTCGGGGCGGATCGTCGGCGATGCCGCACAAGCGAAATCCGGTGAGCTGCGCGGCGATCCTCACTGCCATGCAGAAAACGCCAGGACTGATGGCCACACTCTACAGCAGTCAGTTACAGCAGCATGAACGCGCGCTCGGCGGCTGGCAGGCAGAATGGGAAGTCCTGCCGGAGATCGTCATGCTGGTCGGGCATGCCATCGAGGAAACCCAACAGCTCGTCCTGAATATGCAGGTCTTCCCGCAAAAGATGCGTGACAACCTGGATATCACTCACGGCCTGATGATGGCGGAATCGGTCACTCTGGCTTTGGCGGCATTTATCGGCAAACAGGATGCCCATCATCTGATTGAAGGGCTGTGCCATCGCGCGGTGGCAAGCGGTCATTCCCTGCATTCGGTACTCGTTAAGGAGCCGCAGGTGATGGCCCATCTTAATGAATCACAACTGGCGGCGTTACTGGACCCAGGCACGGCAACGGGCTGCGCGGCGCAATTTGTGCAACGCGTGCTTGCACGTTATGAGGAACAACAGCATGGAACTGAATTACCAGATTGA
- the pcaF gene encoding 3-oxoadipyl-CoA thiolase: MNQAFICDAVRTPFGRFGGTLANVRADDLAAIPLKALLERNPGLDPALIDDVIYGCANQAGEDNRNVARMALLLAGLPESVPGSTVNRLCGSSLDAIGIAARAIKSGETQLMIAGGVESMSRAPFVMGKAENAFSRNMKIEDTTIGWRFINAQMKARYGVDSMPETAENVAQEFGITRADQDAFALRSQLRTAAAQEQGLFAQELISVTVSQKRGEPLIFGEDEHPRATSLEALARLKGVVRPDGTVSAGNASGVNDGACALLIASEQAMAQQSLQPLARIVGVATAGVAPRIMGFGPAPAVRKVLAQTGLTLGQMDVIELNEAFAAQALAVMRDLGLPDDAAQVNPNGGAIALGHPLGASGGRLAMTAAYQLQRTGGRYALCTMCIGVGQGIALIIERV, from the coding sequence ATGAATCAGGCATTTATCTGTGATGCAGTGCGCACGCCGTTTGGTCGATTCGGCGGAACGCTGGCGAACGTCAGGGCTGACGATCTGGCCGCTATTCCACTGAAGGCGCTGCTTGAACGCAACCCTGGCCTCGATCCCGCGTTGATCGATGACGTGATTTACGGCTGTGCGAATCAGGCGGGAGAAGATAACCGCAACGTGGCGCGAATGGCGCTGCTGCTGGCCGGGTTGCCGGAAAGCGTTCCGGGCAGTACGGTAAACCGGCTGTGTGGTTCCAGCCTCGATGCCATTGGTATTGCCGCGAGAGCGATTAAAAGCGGCGAAACACAACTGATGATCGCCGGTGGCGTGGAGAGCATGTCACGTGCGCCGTTTGTGATGGGCAAAGCGGAAAATGCCTTCAGCCGCAACATGAAAATCGAAGACACCACGATTGGCTGGCGCTTTATCAACGCGCAAATGAAAGCACGCTATGGTGTGGATTCTATGCCGGAAACGGCAGAAAACGTGGCGCAGGAGTTTGGCATAACGCGCGCCGATCAGGATGCGTTTGCGCTGCGCAGCCAGTTGCGCACCGCTGCCGCTCAGGAACAGGGGCTGTTCGCGCAAGAGTTAATTTCAGTGACAGTGTCACAAAAAAGAGGCGAGCCGCTGATTTTTGGCGAAGATGAACATCCGCGTGCGACATCGCTGGAGGCGCTCGCCAGGCTGAAAGGCGTCGTCCGTCCTGACGGTACGGTGTCGGCGGGCAATGCGTCTGGCGTTAACGACGGTGCCTGTGCGCTGCTCATCGCCAGCGAGCAGGCGATGGCGCAGCAAAGTCTACAACCGCTGGCGCGGATTGTCGGCGTGGCAACGGCTGGCGTCGCCCCGCGAATTATGGGGTTTGGCCCGGCGCCAGCGGTTCGCAAAGTACTGGCGCAGACGGGTTTAACGCTTGGTCAGATGGATGTTATCGAGCTTAACGAAGCGTTTGCCGCGCAGGCGCTGGCGGTGATGCGTGATTTGGGGTTACCCGATGATGCCGCGCAGGTGAATCCTAACGGCGGTGCGATCGCCCTCGGTCACCCGTTGGGGGCATCGGGCGGGCGTCTGGCGATGACCGCCGCTTACCAGCTACAGCGTACCGGCGGACGCTATGCGCTCTGTACCATGTGCATTGGCGTCGGTCAGGGGATCGCATTGATTATTGAACGCGTGTAA